One genomic region from Prevotella sp. Rep29 encodes:
- a CDS encoding homoserine dehydrogenase — translation MNNTMKQINIGMFGYGTVGKGLHDVLKQICPENVRIEQVCVLHTEKHQDIGLPITNRPEDIFNNPAVNLIVELISDEEAAYCIVKHALQKGLPVVSGNKKMLANHLEELIEIQERQQVALLYDASACGSIPVIRNLEEYYDNDLLISVKGILNGSSNFILSKVFNEDMSYKDALQLAQQLGFAEADPTLDIGGWDTLYKLIIITMHAFGIYIRPEQIFTFGIGNMKECDINFAREKRRRIKVVGCAEKIDSERLSLSVMPQLISRQKYIYSVEDEFNGVVIKGLFYYKQFMFGRGAGGHPTGSAVLSDITAQLYRYKYEYKKRNSLRKPTFTNDFTFRIYYRYTHKEDLRLISFVNIEESYNSAHNNYIVGTVTMAELLQKADTLRKADIFLAAYPLD, via the coding sequence ATGAATAATACCATGAAACAAATCAATATCGGCATGTTCGGCTACGGAACTGTGGGCAAAGGACTGCACGACGTGCTCAAGCAAATATGCCCGGAGAATGTAAGAATAGAACAGGTTTGCGTGTTGCACACCGAGAAACATCAGGACATCGGACTCCCCATTACCAACCGACCGGAAGACATCTTCAACAATCCTGCGGTCAACCTGATTGTCGAACTCATCAGCGACGAGGAAGCTGCATATTGCATTGTAAAGCATGCGCTGCAAAAAGGACTGCCCGTCGTCAGCGGTAACAAAAAGATGCTTGCCAACCATCTGGAAGAGCTCATCGAAATACAGGAACGACAGCAGGTGGCACTGCTCTACGATGCCTCTGCCTGTGGCAGTATTCCTGTCATCAGAAATCTGGAAGAGTATTACGACAACGACCTGCTCATCTCGGTCAAAGGCATTCTCAACGGGTCGTCCAATTTCATCCTCTCAAAGGTTTTCAACGAAGACATGAGCTATAAAGATGCGCTCCAACTGGCACAACAGCTGGGATTTGCCGAAGCCGACCCGACACTGGACATCGGTGGATGGGACACGCTCTACAAACTCATCATCATCACCATGCACGCATTCGGCATCTACATCCGCCCCGAACAGATTTTCACCTTCGGCATCGGCAACATGAAAGAGTGCGACATCAACTTTGCACGTGAGAAGCGGCGACGTATCAAAGTGGTTGGCTGTGCAGAGAAGATTGACTCCGAACGCCTCTCCCTGTCAGTCATGCCTCAACTCATCTCACGACAGAAATACATCTACAGCGTGGAAGATGAGTTCAACGGAGTGGTCATCAAAGGATTATTCTATTACAAGCAGTTCATGTTCGGACGCGGAGCCGGCGGACACCCTACGGGGTCGGCTGTGCTCAGCGACATCACCGCCCAGCTTTATCGCTACAAATACGAATACAAGAAACGGAACAGTCTTCGCAAACCCACCTTTACAAACGATTTCACGTTCCGCATCTATTACCGTTATACGCACAAGGAAGACCTCAGACTGATTTCGTTTGTCAATATCGAGGAAAGCTACAATTCTGCCCACAACAACTATATCGTTGGCACCGTGACGATGGCAGAGCTGCTTCAGAAAGCCGATACGCTCAGAAAGGCTGACATTTTCCTCGCTGCATATCCGCTGGATTGA
- a CDS encoding IS30 family transposase: protein MYHQLTSQQRYTIFVLRQKNVAIKDIADTIGVHYSTVYRELKRNKGTHHYHYGIAQHKCDERKHRMRRHRKFSIDMRRRIVSLLVCEQWSPEQIKGWMERNGEKCVSVETIYQYIRFDRKCGGELYKHCRHRLKNIRRTAETAHTAIKDRVMIEQREEEADGTRFGDFEMDTIIGKDGKGAIVTIVERSRDFFMMRKLRHGKNAKQLAKTVVAMMTPYIGRIKSITTDNGSEFAEHKYIAERLKTKIFFTHPYSSWEKGNIENTNKLIRQYIPKGTDFKHISEEQIKRIQHKINRRPRKKLNFSTPTAEFFKKIT from the coding sequence ATGTATCATCAACTAACCTCACAGCAAAGGTACACAATTTTCGTGTTACGGCAAAAGAATGTAGCGATAAAAGACATCGCTGATACGATAGGAGTGCATTACAGCACAGTCTATCGTGAGTTGAAACGCAACAAAGGCACACACCATTACCATTATGGTATAGCCCAGCATAAGTGTGACGAGCGTAAGCACAGGATGAGGAGACACCGCAAGTTCTCCATAGATATGCGAAGGAGAATCGTCTCACTCCTGGTGTGTGAGCAGTGGTCGCCGGAACAAATCAAGGGATGGATGGAAAGGAATGGAGAAAAGTGCGTTTCAGTAGAAACCATCTATCAATATATCCGATTTGACCGCAAGTGCGGAGGAGAACTCTACAAACACTGCAGGCACCGCCTGAAGAACATCAGAAGGACTGCCGAAACTGCACATACTGCCATAAAGGACAGGGTAATGATAGAACAGAGGGAAGAAGAGGCTGACGGAACACGATTCGGGGATTTCGAAATGGACACCATCATCGGAAAGGACGGAAAAGGGGCAATCGTTACAATTGTCGAGAGAAGCCGGGACTTCTTCATGATGAGAAAACTCAGACACGGGAAAAACGCAAAGCAGCTGGCAAAAACCGTAGTAGCCATGATGACACCGTACATAGGAAGGATAAAAAGTATTACCACAGACAACGGAAGTGAGTTCGCTGAGCACAAATACATAGCAGAGAGACTCAAAACAAAGATCTTCTTCACACATCCATACTCATCATGGGAGAAAGGAAACATAGAAAACACCAACAAACTCATCAGGCAATATATACCAAAAGGAACTGACTTTAAACATATTTCAGAGGAACAAATAAAGAGAATACAACATAAAATAAACCGTAGGCCAAGAAAAAAACTAAACTTTTCCACACCTACTGCTGAATTCTTCAAAAAAATAACATAA
- the rpsO gene encoding 30S ribosomal protein S15 yields the protein MYLNKEKKQEIFGQYGKGGATDTGSPESQIALFSYRIKHLTEHLKKNHKDHSTARSLTKLVGKRRALLNYLYDRDIERYRAIVKALGLRR from the coding sequence ATGTATTTAAACAAAGAAAAAAAGCAAGAGATTTTCGGACAGTATGGTAAGGGCGGTGCTACCGATACAGGTTCACCAGAGAGCCAGATTGCATTGTTCTCATACCGCATCAAGCACCTGACCGAGCATTTGAAGAAAAACCACAAAGACCACAGCACCGCACGCTCATTGACCAAGTTGGTCGGCAAGCGTCGTGCACTGCTCAACTATCTTTACGACCGCGACATCGAGCGCTATCGTGCGATTGTGAAGGCACTGGGTCTGCGCCGATAA
- a CDS encoding endonuclease/exonuclease/phosphatase family protein, which translates to MKRKGTILFFLILCMTAAAQSLFVGSYNIRYKNNHDSINGDYWGKRCQVISDQINFMRPDIFGAQEVLVSQLHDFDRTLPGYAHIGIGRDDGKEAGEFEPIFYRKDKIRLLKEGHFWLSETPDRPGLGWDAACVRICSWGLFKDKKTKLKFYFFNLHMDHVGIVARREAARLVVSKIKEITGGKHPAILTGDFNVDQYNEIYQTFAQSNILKDSYTYARQRFAENGTFNSFNPYLMTDSRIDHVFVSPKFEVENYGVMTSTYWTTDEHTTEGKGHDAPREIGFKTGKIRLPSDHYPVFVRLNFKK; encoded by the coding sequence ATGAAAAGAAAAGGAACCATATTGTTTTTCCTGATTCTCTGCATGACAGCAGCGGCACAGTCGCTTTTCGTCGGTTCATACAACATCCGCTACAAGAACAACCACGACTCCATCAACGGCGACTATTGGGGAAAGCGCTGCCAGGTTATCAGCGACCAAATCAACTTCATGCGACCCGACATCTTCGGTGCACAGGAAGTGTTAGTGAGCCAATTACACGATTTCGACCGCACGCTGCCCGGCTATGCCCACATCGGCATCGGTCGCGACGACGGGAAAGAAGCTGGCGAATTCGAACCCATTTTCTATCGGAAAGACAAGATTCGGCTTCTCAAGGAAGGACACTTCTGGCTCTCGGAAACACCCGACCGACCAGGACTCGGATGGGATGCTGCATGTGTGCGCATCTGCTCGTGGGGACTGTTCAAAGACAAGAAGACCAAACTGAAATTCTATTTCTTCAACCTGCACATGGACCACGTCGGAATTGTTGCACGAAGAGAGGCTGCACGGCTGGTCGTAAGCAAGATAAAAGAAATCACCGGGGGGAAACATCCTGCTATCTTAACGGGCGATTTCAACGTTGACCAATATAACGAAATCTACCAGACATTTGCCCAATCGAATATCCTGAAAGACTCCTACACTTATGCCCGGCAACGTTTTGCGGAGAACGGCACGTTCAACAGTTTCAATCCTTATCTGATGACCGACAGCCGCATTGACCACGTCTTCGTTTCGCCGAAGTTTGAGGTTGAGAACTACGGGGTGATGACCAGTACCTATTGGACAACCGACGAGCATACTACGGAGGGGAAAGGACATGATGCTCCACGGGAGATAGGTTTCAAAACTGGCAAAATACGCTTGCCGTCCGACCACTATCCCGTCTTTGTGCGATTGAATTTCAAGAAGTAG
- the folK gene encoding 2-amino-4-hydroxy-6-hydroxymethyldihydropteridine diphosphokinase, which translates to MHTVYLGLGSNLGAKRRHLRRAVTLIKKQIGAVVRQSAYFVSKPWGFESPNDFVNIAVCCETLLSPHELLERTQAIEREMGRTHKSVDGVYHDRIIDIDILLYDDLHVDDPDLKIPHPLMFERDFVMVPLREICNDIPSPDLG; encoded by the coding sequence TTGCATACCGTATATCTTGGACTCGGCTCGAATCTTGGTGCGAAGCGCCGACATCTTCGTCGTGCCGTGACACTGATTAAAAAGCAGATTGGTGCAGTAGTGCGCCAATCTGCTTATTTTGTTTCCAAGCCCTGGGGATTTGAATCGCCCAACGACTTTGTGAATATTGCTGTTTGTTGTGAAACCTTGCTTTCACCGCATGAACTTCTTGAGCGCACGCAAGCCATTGAACGGGAAATGGGGCGGACCCACAAGTCGGTTGACGGCGTTTACCATGACCGCATAATCGATATTGATATCCTTCTTTACGATGACCTGCATGTCGATGATCCCGACTTGAAAATACCGCATCCGTTGATGTTTGAACGGGATTTTGTCATGGTGCCTTTGCGGGAGATTTGCAACGACATTCCCAGTCCCGATTTGGGTTGA
- the queA gene encoding tRNA preQ1(34) S-adenosylmethionine ribosyltransferase-isomerase QueA, with amino-acid sequence MKLSQFKFKLPDEQIALNPTYHRDECRLMVLHRKSKTIDMYKTDENGKPLKDKKKKPVFLDFRNVLDYFDDGDAFIFNDTKVFPARLYGTKEKTDAKIEVFLLRELNREMRLWDVLVEPARKIRIGNKLFFDESGTMVAEVIDNTTSRGRTLRFLYDCPHDEFKRELYALGEAPLPNYIVSHRKATPEDLDDFQCIYAKNEGAVTAPASGLHFSRELMKRMEIKGINFAFITLHCALGNFHSIEVEDLTKHKMDSEQMFIEKEACDIVNKAKKAGKHVCAVGTSVVKATETAVGTDGLLKEYDGWTNKFIFPPYDFGLADSMIANFYHPYSTLLMSTAAFGGYDLVMEAYDLALKNDYRFGCYGDALLILND; translated from the coding sequence ATGAAACTGTCACAATTCAAATTCAAATTGCCAGATGAGCAGATTGCACTCAATCCGACTTACCACCGGGATGAATGCCGTTTGATGGTGTTGCATCGGAAGTCAAAGACAATCGACATGTACAAGACCGATGAAAACGGGAAACCTCTGAAGGACAAGAAGAAAAAGCCCGTATTCCTCGATTTCCGCAATGTGCTTGACTATTTCGACGACGGCGATGCGTTTATCTTTAACGACACGAAGGTTTTCCCAGCCCGGTTGTACGGCACGAAGGAGAAGACCGATGCCAAGATAGAAGTGTTTCTTCTCCGTGAACTGAACAGGGAAATGCGGTTGTGGGACGTGTTGGTGGAGCCTGCGCGCAAGATTCGAATCGGCAACAAACTGTTTTTCGATGAGAGCGGAACGATGGTGGCAGAAGTGATTGACAATACCACCAGCCGTGGTCGCACGTTGCGCTTTCTCTACGATTGTCCGCACGATGAATTTAAGCGCGAGCTCTACGCGCTCGGAGAAGCACCGCTGCCCAACTATATCGTAAGCCATCGGAAGGCAACACCTGAAGATTTGGATGACTTCCAGTGCATATACGCAAAGAATGAAGGTGCCGTCACGGCGCCTGCATCCGGCTTGCATTTCAGTCGTGAACTGATGAAGCGCATGGAAATCAAAGGCATCAACTTTGCGTTTATCACACTTCATTGTGCACTTGGCAATTTCCATAGCATTGAAGTGGAAGACCTCACCAAGCATAAGATGGACAGCGAGCAGATGTTCATTGAAAAAGAAGCATGTGATATCGTGAATAAGGCGAAGAAAGCCGGAAAACATGTCTGCGCCGTAGGAACGAGCGTGGTGAAGGCAACAGAGACGGCAGTAGGAACCGACGGGTTGCTGAAGGAATATGACGGATGGACCAACAAGTTCATCTTCCCGCCCTACGATTTCGGACTTGCTGACTCCATGATAGCCAACTTCTATCATCCTTACTCCACACTTCTCATGTCAACGGCGGCTTTCGGCGGCTATGACTTGGTGATGGAGGCATACGACTTGGCGCTGAAAAACGATTATCGTTTCGGTTGTTATGGCGATGCGTTGCTGATTCTTAACGACTAA
- the truB gene encoding tRNA pseudouridine(55) synthase TruB, whose protein sequence is MNFQEGEIICIDKPYGMSSFGALAHVRHRLSRHLGVKRLKTGHAGTLDPLATGVLILCTGKATKRIGELQAHVKEYVATLQLGATTPSYDMEHEVDATFPTAHITRTLIEETLLQFVGEIQQIPPAYSACKIDGKRAYELKRKGKEVELKPKILNIDEIELTDFDSELMQMSIRVVCSKGTYIRALARDIGEALGSGAYLTALRRTRVGDVRVENCLTLDEFPKWLEQQEIVPYEETNKTQ, encoded by the coding sequence ATGAATTTCCAGGAAGGAGAGATTATCTGTATCGATAAACCTTACGGCATGTCCAGCTTCGGAGCTTTGGCACATGTTCGCCATCGGCTGTCCCGACATCTTGGAGTGAAGCGGTTGAAGACGGGACATGCGGGGACGCTCGACCCGTTGGCGACGGGTGTACTGATTCTCTGCACGGGAAAAGCCACCAAGCGCATCGGGGAATTGCAGGCGCACGTCAAGGAATATGTCGCAACGCTGCAACTGGGTGCTACCACGCCGAGCTATGATATGGAACACGAGGTGGACGCCACCTTTCCGACAGCGCATATCACGCGGACACTCATTGAGGAGACGCTTCTGCAGTTTGTCGGAGAGATACAACAGATACCGCCAGCCTATTCCGCTTGCAAGATAGACGGAAAGCGGGCATACGAACTGAAACGCAAAGGGAAAGAGGTGGAATTGAAACCCAAAATCCTGAATATTGACGAGATAGAACTGACCGATTTCGATTCCGAACTGATGCAGATGAGCATACGGGTGGTGTGTAGTAAAGGTACATATATCAGGGCTCTTGCACGGGATATTGGGGAGGCGCTTGGAAGTGGAGCCTATCTGACCGCTTTGCGCCGTACACGTGTCGGGGATGTCAGGGTGGAAAATTGCCTGACGCTCGACGAATTTCCCAAATGGTTGGAGCAACAAGAGATTGTTCCTTATGAAGAAACGAATAAAACACAATAA